The genomic window CCCACGGTTGCCCACGCGAGGCTGCGCCAGCGCCTGCCCGTCGCGATCCAGAGGACGAGCGGCAGGGCGGGCGCCCCGAGCAGCACCGCCGGCGGCGGCGCCCACGCCGCCGCGCCGATCTCGCCCGCGAGCACCCCGACCGTCACCACCCCGAGCCCGGCCCGCACCTCCACCACGCGTCTCCTCCGGGGCGGGACGACGACGGCCGCTCAGGTCCGGGCGAGCTCCTCCTTGATCTGTGCCGCGAGCGTGAGCGTGATGCCGGGGACTGCCGCCAGCTCCTCCGCGCTCGCCTCGCCGATGCGGCGGAGGCTCCCGAAGCGCCGGAGCAGGGCCCGCCGCCGCCGCGGACCGATGCCCGCGATCGCGTCGAGCCGCGAGCAGAGCCGGGCGCGGGCCCGGAGCTTTCGGTGATAGAGGTTCACGAAGCGGTGCGCCTCGTCGCGCACGCGCTGGAGGAGGAAGAGCGCGCTCGAGTTGGGTTTGAGCACCACGGGATTCTTCCGGCCCGGCAGGAAGACCCGCTCGGGCCGGCGGCGGATCTCGCTCGCCGTCGGGTCGCGCTCGACGCGCTCCTTGGCGAGGCCGACGACCTCGAGGTCCGTCAGGCCGAGCTCGGCGAGCACCGCACGCGCGACCCCGAGCTGGCCGAGGCCGCCGTCGATCACGAGCAGGTCCGGCAGCCCGCCGCGCTCGCGCGCCTCGCGGAAGCGCCGGCGCAGCACCTCGGCCACCGCCGCGAAGTCGTCCGTGCCCTCGACGGTGCGGATGCGGTAGCGGCGGTAGCCGTCCTTGTGCGGCGCCCCCTCGTCGAAGGCGACGATGGCGCCCGCGGTCTCGCCCCCCTGGAAGGTGGCGATGTCGAGGCACTCGATGCGCTTGGGCGCGTTGGCGAGACGCAGGCGCGCCTGCAGCTCGGCCGCCATGCGCTCGCCCTCTCTGCTCACGTCGCGCCGCTCGGCGAAGCTCTGGCGCGCGTTCTCGCCCGCCATCTCGACCAGGCGGAGCTTGTCGCCGCGCCGGGGGACCAGGATCGCGACCTTCTTCCCGCGCCGCTCGCTCAGGTACTCGGCGCGCACCTCGGCGTCGGAGATCGCGACCGGGAGGAGGATCTCGTCCGGCACGTCGTGGTTGGTCGCCTGGTAGAACTGCGTGAGGACGGCCTCCAGGACCTCCGCGTCGGGGAACTCCCAGTCGTTGAAGCTGTAGCTGCGGTTGGAGACCAGCTTGCCGCTGCGCACGAAGAGGACCTGGACCTCGATCGCGCCACCCTCGCGGTAGAGGCCGAAGACGTCCTGGTTGGCGCCCCAGTGCTCGACCACCTGCTGGCGCTCCTGCGTCTTCTCGATCGCCTGGATCTGGTCGCGCAGGCGGGCCGCCTCCTCGAAGCGCTCGGCCTCCGCAGCGGCGGCCATCCGGTGGCGCAATCCCGCGACCACCTCGTGGTTGCGCCCCTCGAGGAGGAGCATCACCTGCCGGAGGTGCTCCTCGTACGCGCCGCGGTCGACCGGCAGCACGCAGGGGCCGAGGCAGCGCTTGATGTCGTACTCGATGCAGGGGCGGCTGCGGTTGCGGAACACGGGGTCGCTGCACGTGCGGAGCGGGAACACCTTGCGGATCGTGTCGAGCGTGTCGCGCACCGCGGACGCGCTCGCGAAGGGGCCGAAGTAGCGACTCCCGTCCTTGACGATCCGGCGCGTCACCAGCACGCGCGGCCACGGGTCCCCGACCGTGACCTTGACGCTCACGTAGCTCTTGTCGTCCTTCAGCCGGATGTTGTAGCGCGGCCGGTACTGCTTGATGAGGTTGTTCTCGAGGATGAGCGCTTCCTTGTCGTTGGCGGTGACGATGGTCTCGAAGTCCGCGAGGCGCTCGACCAGGAAGCGCACCTGGCTGCGCTCGTCGCCGCCGCGGAGATAGGTGCGCACGCGCGCACGGAGGCTCGCCGCCTTGCCGACGTAGATGATCTTGCCGTGCTTGTCCTTGAGGAGGTAGACGCCCGGCCGCGGCGGCACCGCGGCGAGCTTCTCCTCGAGCGGCCGGGGCGCGCAGTCCGCCGCTGGCGGCGCGATCTCCTCTTCGGGGCTCACGAGCACGGGATTATAGCGAGGCGCCGGGCGGGGCGCTCACGATGCGGGCGGCAGCTGGCGGAAGAAGCGCTCGACGAGCGGCTCGAGCCCGGGCAGCGCGGGATGTGGCGGCAGGCGATCGCCGACGGCGTGATGCGTCTCGCCGCCGGCGGTGACCACGAGCACGTCGCGGGTCTTCGGCAGCACGAGCCACACGACGGCGACGCCATGGCCGAGGTACCACTTGGCCTTCGCGCGCAGCTCGGGCTCGCCCTCCTCGCGCCCGCCGACCTCGACGGCGAGGATCGGCGGGACTCGGATGTAACG from Deltaproteobacteria bacterium includes these protein-coding regions:
- the uvrC gene encoding excinuclease ABC subunit UvrC yields the protein MLVSPEEEIAPPAADCAPRPLEEKLAAVPPRPGVYLLKDKHGKIIYVGKAASLRARVRTYLRGGDERSQVRFLVERLADFETIVTANDKEALILENNLIKQYRPRYNIRLKDDKSYVSVKVTVGDPWPRVLVTRRIVKDGSRYFGPFASASAVRDTLDTIRKVFPLRTCSDPVFRNRSRPCIEYDIKRCLGPCVLPVDRGAYEEHLRQVMLLLEGRNHEVVAGLRHRMAAAAEAERFEEAARLRDQIQAIEKTQERQQVVEHWGANQDVFGLYREGGAIEVQVLFVRSGKLVSNRSYSFNDWEFPDAEVLEAVLTQFYQATNHDVPDEILLPVAISDAEVRAEYLSERRGKKVAILVPRRGDKLRLVEMAGENARQSFAERRDVSREGERMAAELQARLRLANAPKRIECLDIATFQGGETAGAIVAFDEGAPHKDGYRRYRIRTVEGTDDFAAVAEVLRRRFREARERGGLPDLLVIDGGLGQLGVARAVLAELGLTDLEVVGLAKERVERDPTASEIRRRPERVFLPGRKNPVVLKPNSSALFLLQRVRDEAHRFVNLYHRKLRARARLCSRLDAIAGIGPRRRRALLRRFGSLRRIGEASAEELAAVPGITLTLAAQIKEELART